TGGATTGTCCTGTAATAGCATTATCACAGCTTTCTAGGGCACCTGAATTAAGGTCAGATCATAGACCCATTCTTTCTGACCTAAGGGAATCAGGAGCTATTGAGCAAGATGCAGATGTTGTTCTATTCCTATATAGAGATGAATATTATGATGTAGATTCAGATAAGAAAAACATTGGAGAAGTAATAATTGCAAAACATAGAAATGGACCAACAGGAACAGTAGAACTTGTATGGATGGGGCCTTTTACCAAATTTGCGAACTATGAAAAGTTCAGAGAGTAGTTAATCTCCTTCTAATTCGGGTATCTATACTATAAGAGTTTGTGTAGAAGGAGTGATATAATGGGTAATAAAAAAGTTTTAGATATTACAGATTCGGTTAAATGGATAGGTATATTGGACCCAGGCTTAGTAACCTTTGATGTAGTTATGGAAACTAAGTATGGCTCAACTTATAATTCATATTTTATTGATGCAGATAAGAAGACTATAATAGAAACTTCAAAAGAAAACTTTAAGGATGAATATTTAGATAAGGTTAAATCTGTTGTAAATCCGGAAGAAATTGAATATATTGTTTTGGACCACACGGAACCAGATCATTCAGGTAATTTAAGACATCTTTTAAAAATAGCTCCTAACGCGACTGTAGTTGGAAGTAGGGCAGCAATAAACTTTTTAAAAAGTATGTCTGATGAAAAATTTAAAAGTAAAATAGTCGGCCATGGAGATACTTTAGATTTAGGAAACAAAACTTTAAAGTTTATTGCAGCACCGTTTTTGCACTGGCCAGATAGCATGTTCACATATTTAGAAGAAGATAAAATATTATTTACTTGTGATGCTTTTGGTTGTCATTACTGTGATGAAAGAATGTTTGATGATTTAGTAGATGATTTCGATGATGCTTTTCACTATTATTTTGACGTAATTTTACGGCCTTTTAG
This Tissierellales bacterium DNA region includes the following protein-coding sequences:
- a CDS encoding FprA family A-type flavoprotein — its product is MGNKKVLDITDSVKWIGILDPGLVTFDVVMETKYGSTYNSYFIDADKKTIIETSKENFKDEYLDKVKSVVNPEEIEYIVLDHTEPDHSGNLRHLLKIAPNATVVGSRAAINFLKSMSDEKFKSKIVGHGDTLDLGNKTLKFIAAPFLHWPDSMFTYLEEDKILFTCDAFGCHYCDERMFDDLVDDFDDAFHYYFDVILRPFSNYMLEAINKIKDLDIDIIAPGHGPILRTTWEKYVNLSEKLAEKSLEKPEKQFVFIPYVSAYGNTGKAADKIKEGIQSVGDIDVETMDIEFAELGNISEKIEKSTAIIIGSPTINQNTLLPIYKVFSVIDPVTSKGKLAGAFGSYGWSGEAVKIILGNMKNLKLKIYDEEGLRINFIPFEEGLQEAKNYGEDFGKKLMELSE